The Bifidobacterium asteroides genomic interval CCTGGCCAGCAACCAGTGCGGTTGCGTCTGGGCATCCCGGGACGGCATAATGTCATGAACGCCCTGGCTGCCGCCACGGTAGCCCACGCTCTGGGTCTGGACGCAGAACGCATCGCCGATGAGCTGGGTCGACAGCAGCAAATAAGCCCGCATCGGATGGCCCTGTCTTCGGTCCGGCTGCCGGATGCCTCCTTCACGCTGATCGATGATTCCTTCAACGCCAATCCCGACTCCGTGCGGGCTGGTCTGGACGCCCTGGCCGCCTGGAAGGGATCCGATGGCCCGGTCTATCGGATAGCTGTCCTGGGGGTCATGCTTGAGCTGGGCGGCCAAGGGGAGCGGCTGCACCAGGAGATCGGCGCCTACTGCCGTCGGTTGGGCATTGATGCATTGGTCGCGGTGGGCTGCCGGGATCAGCAGATGGACGGGTTGGTTCATGCCCTTGTCCGTGGCGCTGGCGGCCTATCTGGTCGGAGCGAGGAACAGTCTGGGGCCATGCGCGTCCTCTTCGCCCAGGATGCTGACCAGGCCGATCAAATGGTTCGCCGCCTATGCGCCAAGCATCCTGACCGGCAAAATCTTGTCCTGCTCAAGGGCTCGCACATGTCCGGCCTGTCCGGTCTGGCCGACCGGTGGCAGGGCTGAGCCATGAATCTGCTGGCATCCCCACAGCGGGGTAGAACGTTCAAGGACAGAATCCAAGAGTTGGAGTACACACTGTGATTGCCCTCATCATCGGAATCCTGGTCGCCCTGGTGGTGACGCTGGCAGGCACCCCCCTGCTGATACGGCTGGTCCACCGTCTGCACTACGGCCAGTACATCCGCCAGGATGGGCCCAAGTCCCACCTGGTCAAGCGCGGCACCCCGACCATGGGCGGGCTGATCATCAACCTGGCCATCCTGCTGGGTTGGGCAGCCTCGGCGCTCTACCGCTACCTGTCGCGGGGGGAATCCGTGTCCCTGTCGGCCATGCTGGTGCTGTTCGCCATGCTCTCCATGGGCTTCCTGGGCTTCATCGACGACTTCGCCAAGGTGCGCAAGAAGCAGAACCTGGGCCTGTCGGTCAGGGCCAAGTTCATCGGCCAGTTCATACTGGCCACCATCTACGCGGTGCTGGCTCTGAAGCTGCCCACCAAGAACGGGTACCCCAGCGCCCAGGCGGGCATCTCCTTCGTGGAGCAGCCCATCATCGACTTCAGAATGGCAGGCAGCGTCCTGTCCGTGGTGCTGTTCATCATCTGGGTCAATCTGCTGATGACGGCCTGGAGCAATGCGGTCAACCTGACTGACGGCCTTGACGGGCTGGCTTCAGGCTCCTCCATGATCGCCTTCGTGGGCTACACGGTCATCGCCTTCTGGGAAAGTTACCACTTGAAGGGCGGCAGCCATCCCGGCCATGCCTACGCGGTCTCCGACCCCCTGGACCTGGCCATCATCGCCTGCTGCGCGGCCGTGGCCTGCTTCGGCTTCCTCTGGTACAACACCAATCCGGCCTCCATCTTCATGGGAGACACCGGATCCTTGGCCCTGGGCGGGCTCTTCGCAGCCCTGTCCATCGCCACTCATACCGAGCTTCTGGCGGTCATCCTGGGCGGGCTCTTTGTGGGTGAGGCCGCCTCCGACGTCATCCAGGTGGGCTACTTCAAGCTCACCCACAAGCGGGTCTTCAAGATGGCGCCCATCCACCACCACTTCGAGCTGATGGGTTGGCAGGAGTCCAAGGTGGTTGTCCGGTTCTGGATGGTGGACCTGATCTTCGTCCTGCTGGCCCTGGTCTGCTTCTATGCAGACTGGGTGGTCCGCTCTGGGCTGCCCATCTGAGCGCGTCCATTCACGGTACCGGACTTCGGCAGCCGGTATCATGCCAAGCAGATGCCGGAGCTAGCGGAATGAGGTGTTCATGGATATGGACTTGAGCCAGAAGCATGTACTGGTCGCCGGGCTGGGCATTTCCGGACGGAGCGTGGCCGCAGCCCTGCGAGGCCGGGCGGCCGGGGTGATCACTGTGGACCAGCGCGCCCCGCAGGCCGATCTTCATGACTTCGACCAGGTGGATTGGAGCCAAGTGGACCTGGTCATGGCCTCGCCCGTCTTCAATCCGCGCACCCCATTTGTCCTTGAGGCGCAGCGTCGGGGCATCCCTGTGGTCAGCGAAGTGGAGATGGCTTGGATGCTGCGGGTGCCCGCAGCCCGGACCGGCCGGCCAGCCCCCTGGATCGGAATCACCGGCA includes:
- the mraY gene encoding phospho-N-acetylmuramoyl-pentapeptide-transferase; translation: MIALIIGILVALVVTLAGTPLLIRLVHRLHYGQYIRQDGPKSHLVKRGTPTMGGLIINLAILLGWAASALYRYLSRGESVSLSAMLVLFAMLSMGFLGFIDDFAKVRKKQNLGLSVRAKFIGQFILATIYAVLALKLPTKNGYPSAQAGISFVEQPIIDFRMAGSVLSVVLFIIWVNLLMTAWSNAVNLTDGLDGLASGSSMIAFVGYTVIAFWESYHLKGGSHPGHAYAVSDPLDLAIIACCAAVACFGFLWYNTNPASIFMGDTGSLALGGLFAALSIATHTELLAVILGGLFVGEAASDVIQVGYFKLTHKRVFKMAPIHHHFELMGWQESKVVVRFWMVDLIFVLLALVCFYADWVVRSGLPI